The proteins below are encoded in one region of Huiozyma naganishii CBS 8797 chromosome 7, complete genome:
- the BCK2 gene encoding Bck2p (similar to Saccharomyces cerevisiae BCK2 (YER167W); ancestral locus Anc_8.232), translating to MGRIGANFKPTESPRSMKGPSTDSVNKWKIPHYYKRTPSQNSPTTTTPIPGNTDVQNSPNINVMNSPKKVVLDDSKVGGSKPKKGKKKNGMVFVNYTVQDEEGNKKKTPTDHDNRENDPVDDTTTTMNTNPHSSRKRMLKIFRSSKSRDSTPNLVSQSPAGMAEIERSISSPSFNKTNSQKNAPKRSYNSFLKCRKSNHITPQTVYSDNLPDDSLGTEVSIVLDDEVVPISKEDPSLVKPSFNITPQIGILPNSDSGNFQFFNNERSSIGNTVNGQPHSGENVQGMNVLGSHSIDNSSHTEYPNVSNGRKMTTMGNVKSQVFSMQNTDDNDASVAFNKMFTRKRANTGGSTPSIASPVASMNAISRTIAQRTASSTSLSSVGSRYSPLRTQSPARARSSTRASSTQRLSRDVSSIYNINEVIASQANAQEHDTYLDSQFKKRTSVISSPSLGNVSKIGHRRKQESISDTHGINAYNSFNGQPGDIVATTPSASFVTTPYQPPFPNSTGNPISSASTPSLLDTYNINPYESVGSATRPAINNSENGTVHYVENEGLADALDYPINADTAPIITSVQRKTNETGRKNVKPVHDFHGHNHSSKSDTSGLAEADFNPTLMNDSSTSSSGLESLMTNSLSTTASSSTNNNAPHNLDFFVAANNGLFIGDNSPDHFGKPENVQSFHNNNSVTQDACIANKGHLQEDQLLQEMCMEFDFENPNSFFHEQSKSLASQITSNDDLSKYQKGSAVTSVGNLSSSPSTVVPSSVYGSVSNVSLETQDESQSHSFMSWDHPAMRSHNSNVTNTTIEDSNSKRINKDIGDLSHFGIHPYHHK from the coding sequence AGTACAGATTCAGTGAACAAATGGAAAATTCCACACTACTACAAAAGAACACCCTCACAAAATTCTCCAACAACGACTACTCCTATACCCGGGAATACGGATGTCCAAAACTCCCCAAATATAAATGTAATGAACAGCCCCAAAAAAGTGGTATTGGACGATTCAAAGGTTGGCGGATCGAAACCcaaaaagggcaagaaaaaaaatggcaTGGTTTTCGTAAACTACACTGTGCAGGACGAAGAgggaaacaaaaagaaaacaccAACTGATCATGACAACAGGGAGAATGACCCGGTGGACGATACGACTACGACCATGAACACAAATCCCCATTCCAGCAGGAAAAGaatgttgaagatattCCGATCTTCTAAATCTCGGGACTCCACACCAAATCTAGTTAGTCAATCACCTGCGGGAATGgctgaaattgaaagatCAATATCAAGTCCAAGCTTTAATAAGACAAATTCTCAAAAGAACGCTCCCAAAAGATCTTACAATTCATTTCTGAAATGCCGGAAGTCGAACCACATCACTCCGCAGACAGTTTACTCCGATAATTTGCCAGATGATTCCCTGGGTACCGAAGTATCCATTGTGTTGGATGATGAAGTTGTCCCTATATCGAAGGAAGATCCGTCTTTGGTGAAACCATCGTTCAATATCACCCCTCAGATTGGAATACTGCCTAATTCTGATAGTGGTAACTTCCAGTTTTTTAATAATGAGAGGAGTTCAATAGGTAATACGGTAAATGGACAACCTCATTCAGGGGAGAACGTACAGGGCATGAATGTTCTCGGATCTCATTCTATCGACAATTCATCTCATACAGAATATCCGAATGTGTCCAATGGAAGGAAAATGACCACTATGGGGAACGTGAAGTCCCAGGTCTTTTCCATGCAAAACACTGATGACAATGACGCGTCTGTCGCATTTAACAAAATGTTTACAAGGAAACGTGCTAACACAGGAGGTTCAACGCCATCAATCGCGTCACCCGTTGCATCAATGAATGCAATATCGAGAACAATCGCCCAGAGAACTGCGAGCTCCACATCGTTATCTTCTGTTGGTTCGAGATACTCTCCTCTTAGAACGCAATCTCCTGCGAGGGCCAGGTCATCAACAAGAGCGTCGTCAACCCAACGTTTGTCCCGGGATGTCAGTTCGATATACAATATCAATGAAGTAATTGCTTCTCAGGCTAATGCTCAAGAGCATGATACGTACCTGGACTCCCAATTCAAAAAACGGACAAGCGTAATCTCTTCTCCAAGTCTCGGGAATGTGTCCAAGATTGGACACAGACGGAAACAAGAGTCTATTTCAGATACTCACGGAATTAATGCATACAATTCTTTCAACGGACAACCTGGTGATATAGTAGCTACGACCCCTTCAGCAAGTTTTGTTACTACTCCCTATCAGCCGCCGTTCCCAAACTCAACGGGGAATCCGATCTCTAGTGCATCCACGCCCAGTCTGTTAGACACATACAATATCAACCCATACGAATCGGTTGGAAGCGCAACAAGGCCAGCGATTAATAATTCAGAAAACGGCACGGTGCACTATGTTGAAAACGAAGGTTTGGCGGACGCCTTAGACTATCCCATTAATGCCGATACTGCACCCATCATCACTAGCGTTCAACGAAAGACTAATGAAACAGGACGTAAAAATGTGAAGCCGGTTCATGACTTCCACGGTCACAACCACTCAAGTAAGTCTGACACTTCTGGACTAGCCGAAGCTGACTTCAACCCAACTTTAATGAATGACAGCAGCACAAGTAGTAGTGGACTAGAATCTCTGATGACGAACTCACTTTCTACAACAGCGAGCTCTTCTACGAACAATAATGCACCACATAATTTGGATTTCTTCGTTGCAGCTAATAACGGGTTGTTTATTGGTGATAACTCTCCGGAccattttggaaaaccaGAAAATGTGCAATCCttccacaacaacaattcAGTTACTCAAGATGCTTGTATAGCTAACAAAGGCCACTTACAAGAGGACCAGTTACTTCAGGAAATGTGCATGGagtttgattttgaaaatccAAACTCCTTTTTCCACGAGCAATCAAAGTCACTAGCTAGTCAGATCACAAGTAATGATGATCTATCAAAGTATCAAAAGGGCTCCGCAGTGACATCTGTTGGTAACTTGTCGTCGTCCCCATCAACAGTTGTTCCTTCCAGCGTGTATGGCTCTGTCAGTAACGTTTCGTTGGAAACACAAGACGAATCACAATCGCATTCTTTCATGAGCTGGGACCACCCTGCAATGAGATCACATAACAGCAACGTTACCAACACTACTATAGAAGACTCCAACTCCAAACGCATCAACAAGGACATCGGCGACCTTTCACACTTTGGAATTCATCCTTACCATCACAAGTAG
- the RPH1 gene encoding Rph1p (similar to Saccharomyces cerevisiae GIS1 (YDR096W) and RPH1 (YER169W); ancestral locus Anc_8.234) — protein sequence MSSAHPAEVSGGIPIFKPSFDEFKEFYKYMESIKQYGLETGIVKVIPPKEWLDMLEDPIPATTLQSIQIKSPIQQNISGNKGIFMIQNVEKNKTYNIIQWKDLSLDYKLPTNAHSEHLQGNSKDKDEVREDHTGADNSNRNNIQVGNPTKKLKNRNRSFSLTDFKHFAKHYEVDNVEKFKDKDWLNFLESYYWKTLNFTEPMYGADTPGSIFPENLKVWNVAHLPNLLDYMDSEVPGVNNSYLYAGLWKASFAWHLEDQDLYSINYIHFGAPKQWYSVPQEDHERFYNFMKEQFPEESKRCPEFLRHKMFSASPKILQKNGIRCNKIVHYEKEFMITFPHGYHAGFNYGYNLAESVNFALENWLDIGDKSNKCLCVPDSVGLDIEKLKQNWQQRQQEERREDPKSPKLKTDTAAAISYFKDQQLPPLPQVHSLYQNQNMSLRSTSPGLDPDSNLKQPSISRVSSPFLARMMDLSNIIEPTLDDASLKFKGKLSSPHAVKVELVSKKRPLLGGDNPNGPSRPESQNEPLAPLALRGSHRAVFDENDDNLLAMSLTSLANSGTSSPKMTRNTLGSPMEFSNSPLPMQLRNPNLNPNAVQLRPLFGGSGTPSNLSPFNPLSSNKDPSNSHITTTSNPSPKLPFLRRTKSSNIVTLNISREGSRSPISLANSNRDDGMDEDGTVNGRNSPLPLAMSPSLYPNVARAIAIAPKPCDSDFGTDVEEPPKSSSKEPSPKRQRKLPPGTVSHRFGVNEVIMNEYGKVYVCQECKRQFSSGHHLTRHKKSVHSGEKPYSCPKCGKRFKRRDHVLQHLNKKIPCVPAPGDKKSNGTRAKMDKASSPVSHTETEDNGLLESKSSPDDKQDSPFDKKDPLQNHSISS from the coding sequence ATGAGTTCCGCGCACCCTGCAGAGGTATCAGGGGGCATCCCCATCTTTAAACCGTCCTTTGATGAGTTTAAAGAGTTTTACAAGTACATGGAGTCCATCAAACAGTACGGGTTGGAAACAGGCATTGTGAAAGTGATACCCCCGAAGGAATGGCTCGATATGTTGGAGGACCCTATCCCGGCAACGACATTACAATCAATACAGATTAAATCTCCAATCCAACAGAATATCTCCGGGAATAAAGGGATATTCATGATCCAAAACGTagagaaaaataaaacGTACAATATAATACAGTGGAAGGACTTGTCCCTGGACTATAAACTACCCACAAATGCACACTCTGAACATCTACAGGGGAATAGCAAAGATAAAGATGAGGTCAGGGAGGACCACACAGGAGCGGACAACTCTAATAGAAATAATATTCAAGTGGGGAACCCAActaagaaactgaaaaacCGTAACAGATCGTTCAGCCTGACAGATTTTAAACATTTTGCCAAACATTACGAAGTCGATAACGTGGAAAAATTTAAAGATAAAGATTGgctcaatttcttggagtCATACTATTGGAAAACTCTCAATTTCACAGAACCAATGTACGGGGCAGATACACCAGGGTCTATCTTCCCTGAAAACCTCAAAGTTTGGAACGTCGCTCATTTACCGAATCTTTTAGATTACATGGACAGCGAGGTCCCCGGAGTGAACAACTCGTATCTATACGCGGGTCTGTGGAAGGCCTCCTTTGCCTGGCATCTCGAGGACCAAGACCTATATTCCATTAACTATATTCATTTCGGTGCCCCCAAACAATGGTATTCCGTCCCACAGGAGGATCACGAACGGTTTTACAATTTTATGAAGGAACAGTTCCCAGAGGAATCGAAAAGGTGTCCTGAATTTCTACGGCATAAGATGTTCTCCGCGTCACCCAAAATCTTGCAAAAGAACGGCATTCGATGTAATAAAATCGTCCATTACGAAAAAGAATTCATGATCACATTCCCACACGGGTATCACGCAGGGTTCAATTACGGTTACAACCTTGCAGAGTCCGTAAATTTTGCCCTCGAGAACTGGCTCGATATAGGAGACAAATCGAACAAGTGCCTGTGCGTTCCAGATTCCGTCGGCTTGGACAttgagaaactgaaacaaAACTGGCAGCAGAGACAACAGGAGGAACGACGGGAGGACCCCAAATCCCCAAAACTCAAGACGGATACCGCCGCTGCTATCTCCTACTTCAAAGATCAACAGCTACCGCCGTTACCACAGGTCCACTCGCTGTACCAGAATCAGAATATGTCACTCAGGTCCACGAGCCCAGGGTTGGACCCTGATTCAAATCTGAAGCAACCAAGTATCAGTCGTGTGTCCTCGCCATTTTTGGCCAGGATGATGGACTTGTCCAACATCATTGAACCAACTTTGGACGACGCATCCCTCAAGTTCAAGGGGAAACTGTCCTCGCCGCATGCGGTGAAAGTCGAACTAGTAAGCAAAAAAAGACCTCTACTAGGCGGAGACAACCCCAACGGGCCGTCCCGACCAGAATCGCAAAACGAACCTTTGGCACCGCTAGCCCTTAGGGGCAGCCATAGAGCAGTGTTCGATGAGAATGATGATAACTTGCTGGCCATGAGTCTCACATCCCTTGCCAACAGTGGCACCTCGTCTCCTAAAATGACGAGGAATACGCTGGGTTCCCCCATGGAGTTTAGCAACTCTCCACTCCCGATGCAGTTACGAAATCCAAACTTGAACCCAAACGCAGTGCAGTTGAGACCACTCTTTGGAGGATCAGGAACACCGTCTAACCTTTCCCCTTTCAATCCGCTGTCTTCAAACAAGGATCCGTCAAATTCGCATATCACAACGACTTCAAATCCGTCTCCAAAGCTTCCTTTCCTAAGAAGAACGAAATCTTCGAACATTGTCACACTCAATATATCGCGAGAGGGCTCTAGGAGTCCCATTTCATTGGCGAACTCTAACCGGGATGACGGAATGGACGAGGACGGCACGGTAAACGGGAGGAACTCACCTCTACCGCTGGCGATGTCTCCATCTCTGTATCCGAACGTTGCTAGGGCCATCGCCATTGCGCCGAAACCATGCGACAGCGATTTCGGGACGGACGTCGAAGAGCCACCGAAGAGTAGTTCGAAGGAACCCTCGCCGAAGCGTCAAAGGAAACTCCCACCGGGTACTGTGTCTCACAGGTTTGGCGTGAACGAGGTTATCATGAACGAGTACGGCAAAGTTTATGTTTGCCAAGAGTGTAAGAGACAGTTTTCATCTGGTCATCATTTGACGAGACATAAGAAGTCCGTTCATTCGGGGGAAAAACCTTACTCCTGTCCCAAGTGTGGGAAGAGATTCAAGAGGAGAGACCACGTGTTACAACATCTCAACAAGAAGATACCCTGTGTTCCAGCGCCCGGGGATAAGAAGAGCAATGGGACACGCGCCAAAATGGACAAAGCTTCGAGCCCAGTGTCGCACACAGAGACGGAAGACAATGGTCTGTTAGAGAGCAAGAGCAGCCCGGACGACAAACAGGACTCGCCGTTCGATAAAAAAGACCCTCTGCAGAACCACTCGATCAGTAGTTGA
- the ADK2 gene encoding adenylate kinase ADK2 (similar to Saccharomyces cerevisiae ADK2 (YER170W); ancestral locus Anc_8.236): protein MPLPGSTLRLLLLGAPGAGKGTQTKRLIKRFPEIKAISSGDLLRKNIQEGTPLGQTASKYIERGELVPDKLITDLITTKVATIKGPWILDGFPRNISQAESLSSCLTPLGKDLNLVVELGVPESVLLNRIQERYVHLQSGRVYNATYNPPEVPGKDDVTGEPLVKRSDDNEAVLLKRLAQHREMMGPLRKYYGAKQLLHTLCGDTSDVIYPQLESLVLSRAGPQK from the coding sequence ATGCCACTGCCAGGTAGTACACTGAgactgttgctgttggggGCACCCGGTGCCGGGAAGGGGACTCAGACGAAACGGCTCATCAAGAGATTCCCTGAGATCAAGGCAATCTCGTCTGGAGATCTGCTACGCAAGAATATTCAAGAGGGGACCCCGCTGGGCCAGACAGCTTCGAAGTACATCGAGCGCGGGGAATTGGTCCCGGATAAACTAATTACCGATCTGATAACCACCAAAGTAGCGACCATTAAGGGACCGTGGATCTTGGATGGCTTCCCGAGAAACATCAGCCAGGCTGAAAGCTTGTCCAGCTGCCTGACGCCGCTCGGGAAAGACCTGAACTTGGTTGTCGAGCTGGGCGTACCAGAATCTGTGCTGCTGAACCGTATCCAAGAGAGATACGTCCACTTGCAGAGCGGGAGGGTCTACAATGCAACGTACAATCCACCAGAGGTACCGGGGAAAGATGACGTTACGGGCGAGCCCCTGGTGAAGAGATCGGACGACAACGAGGCGGTTCTCTTGAAAAGACTGGCCCAACACAGAGAGATGATGGGACCCTTGAGAAAGTACTACGGGGCCAAGCAGTTGCTGCACACGCTGTGCGGGGACACCTCTGACGTGATATACCCGCAACTGGAGTCGCTGGTCCTGTCACGTGCGGGTCCGCAGAAGTGA
- the CCA1 gene encoding tRNA adenylyltransferase (similar to Saccharomyces cerevisiae CCA1 (YER168C); ancestral locus Anc_8.233), with protein sequence MECRALGILYSVRRVNCRAFGMAHRLVHSIVVEDPTGGSKSPLRARVPPKLILNKTEHEICNLLKDYCNRYNSKHADDPLVLRITGGWVRDKLLGQGSHDLDIAINNMSGESFAQGLNQYLTENYAKYGVKPHSVHKIDKNPEKSKHLETATTKLFGVEVDFVNLRSEEYTELSRIPVVNFGTPEEDALRRDATLNALFYNIQTENIEDFTKRGLQDLQDGVLRTPLPPRKTFLDDPLRVLRLIRFASRFKFTIQPDVLKEMADAEINNAFYSKISRERVGVEMEKILLGPNPLIGWELIQRTHLENVIFFWHCTDSVIEHNRNHLKSMNEIDAIYKDGKLNKHMKQFIEQYHTMLDLIPSLNTKIQQDANFKQNFFLASSLTPFKEFDIVAFPKKKMNNTIPFVEAVVRDGLKIAKSDAVIVSQAVAAIAQYSHMVTKYTLNPNSISRSDIGLFMRTFKGHWELAHYVALVTEYLEADGITKLRANIISEYNNFFSIIHAEHLDNCHDLKPLVDGKRLQKELEMRPGPWMGKINDEAIKWQLDNPSGTETQLLEHIKSIINDFVL encoded by the coding sequence atggaatgTCGAGCATTGGGCATTTTGTACTCTGTGAGACGGGTCAATTGTCGAGCGTTCGGTATGGCACACAGACTGGTTCACAGTATTGTGGTTGAGGACCCGACGGGCGGGTCGAAGAGTCCGCTTAGGGCAAGAGTGCCTCCGAAACTGATACTTAATAAGACTGAACACGAGATTTGTAATCTTCTCAAGGATTACTGTAACAGGTACAACTCAAAACATGCGGATGATCCTCTCGTCTTGAGGATCACTGGAGGGTGGGTCCGGGATAAGTTGCTTGGGCAGGGGTCTCACGACCTGGATATCGCTATAAATAACATGTCGGGGGAAAGTTTTGCTCAGGGACTTAATCAGTATCTGACGGAAAACTACGCTAAGTACGGTGTGAAGCCACATTCTGTGCACAAGATCGATAAAAACCCAGAGAAATCGAAGCATTTGGAAACGGCAACAACGAAACTGTTTGGGGTCGAGGTCGATTTCGTTAACCTCAGATCAGAGGAGTACACAGAGTTGTCCAGGATACCAGTGGTTAATTTTGGTACACCGGAGGAGGACGCCCTAAGGAGAGATGCCACTTTGAACGCGCTTTTCTACAATATACAGACTGAAAATATCGAGGATTTCACAAAGAGAGGGTTGCAAGATTTGCAAGACGGCGTTCTCAGAACTCCATTACCACCTAGAAAGACATTTCTTGATGATCCTCTCCGTGTACTAAGACTGATCAGATTTGCATCCAGGTTCAAATTTACAATCCAACCTGACGTGTTGAAGGAAATGGCAGACGCAGAGATTAATAACGCTTTTTACTCAAAGATATCAAGGGAGAGAGTAGGTGTAGAGATGGAGAAAATCTTGCTGGGACCAAACCCGCTCATTGGGTGGGAACTCATCCAGCGGACACATCTCGAGAACGTGATCTTCTTTTGGCATTGTACGGACTCGGTCATAGAACACAATAGAAACCATCTCAAGTCCATGAACGAGATCGACGCCATCTACAAAGACGGTAAGTTGAACAAACACATGAAACAGTTTATAGAACAGTACCATACTATGCTCGATTTGATTCCCTCATTGAACACCAAGATCCAGCAAGACgccaacttcaaacaaaaTTTCTTTCTCGCTTCGAGCTTGACGCCGTTCAAAGAATTCGATATCGTTGCCTTccccaagaagaaaatgaataaCACAATACCCTTCGTGGAAGCAGTGGTGCGGGATGGTTTGAAAATTGCCAAATCGGACGCCGTTATCGTGTCTCAAGCGGTTGCCGCCATAGCACAGTACAGCCATATGGTGACAAAATATACTCTAAATCCAAATAGCATTTCACGGTCCGATATTGGACTGTTCATGAGAACTTTCAAGGGTCACTGGGAACTTGCCCACTACGTCGCATTGGTCACAGAATACTTGGAGGCTGACGGGATAACCAAACTGAGAGCAAACATCATATCGGAATATAACAACTTCTTTTCCATAATACATGCGGAACACTTGGATAACTGCCATGACTTGAAACCGCTAGTCGATGGGAAAAGGTTGCAGAAGGAACTCGAGATGCGGCCAGGTCCCTGGATGGGGAAAATCAACGATGAGGCAATAAAATGGCAGCTCGATAACCCATCGGGCACTGAAACTCAATTGCTAGAGCATATTAAGTCAATCATAAACGACTTTGTCTTGTAG
- the RAD3 gene encoding TFIIH/NER complex ATP-dependent 5'-3' DNA helicase subunit RAD3 (similar to Saccharomyces cerevisiae RAD3 (YER171W); ancestral locus Anc_8.237) translates to MKFFIDDLPVLFPYPKIYPEQYHYMCDIKRTLDAGGNSILEMPSGTGKTVSLLSLTVAYQMHYPEHRKIIYCSRTMSEIEKALVELENLMDYRAKELGHAEEFRGLGLTSRKNLCLHPVVRKERKGTVVDEKCRRLTNGVNKRKLEEDPNAEVELCAYHENLYDLDVENYLPNGVFSFEKLIKYCEEKTLCPYFIVRRMISMCNIIIYSYHYLLDPKIAERVSREVSKDSIVIFDEAHNIDNVCIESLSLDLTNDVLRRAAKGANSLEEKVQEVRSVDATKLQDEYSKLVQGLHMVDIVPAQEETFVETPVLSEDLLTEAIPGNIRRAEHFVSFMKRLIEYLKTRMKVLHVISETPKSFLQHLKHLTFIDRKPLRFCSERLSLLVRTLEVTEVEDFTALKDIATFATLISTYEDGFQLIIEPYEIENAAVPNPIMRFTCLDASIAIKPVFETFSSVIITSGTISPLDMYPKMLNFETVLQKSYAMTLAKKSFLPMIVTKGSDQVAISSRFEIRNDPSIVRNYGSMMVEFAKITPDGMVVFFPSYLYMESIVSMWQTMGILDEVWKHKLILVETPDAQETSLALETYRKACSNGRGAILMSVARGKVSEGIDFDHQYGRTVLMIGIPFQYTESRILKARLEFLRENYQIKENDFLSFDAMRHAAQCLGRVLRGKDDYGVMVLADRRFARKKSQLPKWIAQGLSDADMNLSTDMAIANAKQFLRTMAQPTDPKDQEGVSVWNLDDLKGYQEQKQASNGTVIHDGDVDGDIAMTDH, encoded by the coding sequence ATGAAGTTCTTTATTGATGATTTGCCGGTGCTCTTCCCATACCCGAAAATATACCCAGAGCAATACCATTATATGTGCGACATCAAGCGAACTTTGGATGCTGGTGGGAACAGTATATTGGAGATGCCTTCAGGGACCGGTAAGACGGTCTCACTGCTGTCCTTGACGGTCGCATACCAAATGCATTATCCTGAACATCGGAAGATAATTTACTGTTCCCGTACAATGTCGGAGATTGAGAAGGCGCTCGTGGAATTGGAAAATCTGATGGACTACAGGGCGAAGGAATTGGGACATGCGGAGGAGTTCAGAGGGCTAGGGTTGACTTCGCGGAAGAACCTGTGTTTGCACCCGGTTGTCAGAAAGGAGAGGAAAGgtactgttgttgatgaaaagtGTCGAAGGCTGACTAATGGTGTTAATAAACGTAAGTTGGAGGAGGATCCCAACGCAGAGGTGGAGCTTTGTGCGTACCATGAGAACTTGTATGACCTGGATGTGGAGAACTACTTGCCCAACGGCGTGTTCTCCTTTGAGAAGCTGATCAAATACTGTGAGGAGAAAACGTTATGCCCTTATTTCATCGTCCGTCGTATGATTTCCATGTGCAACATAATCATTTATTCGTACCATTATCTGTTGGACCCAAAGATTGCAGAACGTGTCTCGAGGGAGGTGTCTAAGGATAGTATTGTCATTTTCGATGAGGCACATAACATCGATAACGTTTGTATCGAGTCTCTGTCGTTAGATTTGACAAACGATGTCTTAAGAAGGGCTGCCAAGGGTGCCAACTCTTTGGAGGAGAAAGTTCAAGAGGTGAGAAGTGTGGATGCCACTAAACTTCAAGATGAATACAGCAAATTGGTACAGGGGCTCCATATGGTAGATATTGTGCCCGCACAGGAAGAAACATTCGTGGAGACACCAGTGCTTTCTGAAGATTTGTTGACAGAAGCCATACCCGGTAATATCAGAAGAGCAGAACATTTTGTTTCGTTTATGAAAAGACTGATAGAGTATCtgaagacgaggatgaagGTTTTGCATGTTATTTCAGAGACTCCAAAGTCTTTCTTACAGCATTTGAAACATTTAACATTCATAGACCGGAAACCCTTGAGATTCTGTTCAGAGCGACTGTCGCTGCTGGTTCGAACGTTGGAGGTAACAGAGGTGGAGGATTTCACAGCTTTAAAGGATATAGCCACGTTTGCAACTTTAATCTCGACTTACGAAGATGGGTTCCAGCTAATCATTGAACCATACGAGATTGAAAATGCCGCAGTCCCCAACCCGATCATGCGTTTCACCTGTCTAGACGCGTCTATCGCCATCAAACCAGTTTTCGAAACTTTCTCTTCCGTGATCATCACCTCCGGTACCATTTCCCCGCTGGATATGTATCCAAAGATGTTAAACTTCGAAACCGTTTTGCAAAAGTCATACGCCATGACTCTAGCGAAAAAATCGTTTCTCCCCATGATTGTCACAAAGGGGTCCGACCAAGTGGCAATCTCATCCAGATTTGAGATTAGGAATGACCCAAGTATTGTCCGTAACTACGGTTCGATGATGGTGGAATTTGCCAAAATAACACCAGATGGGATGGTCGTTTTCTTCCCGTCATATCTATACATGGAAAGTATTGTTTCGATGTGGCAGACCATGGGCATTTTAGATGAGGTCTGGAAGCATAAACTAATCTTGGTGGAAACTCCTGATGCGCAGGAAACTTCTTTAGCTTTGGAAACGTATCGGAAAGCATGTTCAAACGGTAGGGGAGCTATTCTAATGTCAGTTGCCAGAGGGAAAGTATCTGAAGGTATTGATTTTGACCATCAATATGGTAGGACAGTGCTCATGATTGGTATTCCTTTCCAATATACGGAATCACGTATTTTAAAGGCCCGTTTGGAGTTTTTAAGAGAAAACTATCAGATCAAAGAAAACGATTTTTTGTCATTTGATGCAATGAGACATGCCGCACAATGTTTGGGTAGAGTTCTGAGAGGTAAGGATGACTACGGTGTCATGGTCTTGGCTGATCGGAGATTCGCTCGTAAGAAAAGTCAGCTACCAAAATGGATTGCCCAAGGTCTTTCGGATGCCGACATGAATCTATCCACGGATATGGCCATTGCAAATGCAAAACAGTTTTTGAGAACAATGGCCCAGCCGACTGACCCCAAAGATCAAGAGGgtgtttctgtttggaaCTTGGATGATCTGAAAGGCTACCAAGAACAAAAGCAGGCAAGCAATGGTACCGTAATACATGATGGAGATGTCGATGGCGATATCGCAATGACCGATCATTAA